One part of the Palaemon carinicauda isolate YSFRI2023 chromosome 23, ASM3689809v2, whole genome shotgun sequence genome encodes these proteins:
- the LOC137617078 gene encoding asparagine-rich protein-like — MGYNNVINDNDDQFEIKNNKTKISKDNYNVISTNGFLLNSVMQNSNDNYTKEKKEEEVGIVQEKEELHDDKMDDEIFINENSSDDQKTEKYFDKEICCGDNEKNNNDNNTSYIIENSKTFISYKRGGEATYNDFSNDTEKKENEKEFNDHASQKNSFSDDKTPITIEFDHDNANFIIKDNYTSRETRFSEDNTTTINNNEYEDDEIKEDSDDDEVFINDDSDNANYIIKDNYTSRETNLFLG; from the coding sequence atgggatataataatgtcattaatgataatgatgatcaatttgaaataaagaataataaaacaaaaattagtaaGGATAATTATAACGTTATATCAACAAATGGTTTTTTATTGAACTCGGTCAtgcaaaatagtaatgataactataccaaagaaaaaaaagaagaagaagtaggaattGTTCAAGAAAAGGAGGAACTCCATGATGATAAGATGGACGATGaaatatttatcaatgaaaattcCAGTGATGACCAAAAAacggaaaaatattttgataaagaaatttgttgcggagacaacgaaaaaaataacaacgacaataatactAGTTATATcatagaaaatagcaaaacttttatttcatataagcgGGGAGGAGAAGCCACTTATAATGACTTTAGTAATGATACAGAGAAGAAAGAAAACGAAAAAGAGTTTAATGATCACGCATCACAAAAAAACAGTTTTTCTGATGATAAAACCCCCATCACCATAGAATTTGATCATGATAATGCTAACTTTAttataaaggataattatacatcacgggaaactcgtttttctgaggataatactaccactatcaataataatgaatatgaagatgatgaaataaaagaagacTCTGACGACGACGAAGTATTTATCAacgatgatagtgataatgctaactatattataaaggataattatacatcacgggaaactaatttatttttaggataa